A segment of the Verrucomicrobiota bacterium genome:
ACCCAGGCTTACCCGTGGATTTGGGAACCTGCCTCCGAAGAAAGCCGTCAAGCGGCGGGCACGGGCATCACAATGAATCTTGAGGTTGAGGATGGCTCGAGAAATGCTTCACTCGCATGCGACAGGACTCGGGTCTTGTCTGTGTGAGTCGGTTTGGTGGGTCACACCCGTCGATCCTTGAGTATCGGCGGGTGTCTTTTTTTGCCTCGCGAGAGTCATTTTGTTCCCACCCAACCGCGACCGACCGTTGAGTTTGATCCGTCCCTCGACCTTCAAACGCGCCGCGGGGAGCCAAGAGGGTCCCATCGCTTTTTCGGTTTGGGATTGAATGGAAACCAAGGTCCAAACGCAAACTTGATTCTCCTTCGTTTCTGGCTCATGACGTGGAGGATAGGTATGACAGAAACCCGGCGCGGCGATGGGTCATTCGTTGAATCCATGGGCACGAAGTGTGCATTGCTTTGATCCTTGTCCCTCTACTACCGTCTCCTGGGCATGGGGCATGCATCTCAGAACTGAAAATGGCAGCTTGTTTGCTTCCGGAGGACAGGCATGGCGGGGCCGCAAACCCGGCGCCATGAATCGGTATTGCCTCAATGACCGCAGAAAACCAAAACACATGACGTCGATCGCTATCGTTGGACTAGGCTACGTTGGACTTCCTCTTTCACTGCAATTTGCTCGCTCCGGGGTCAAGGTATTGGGCCTTGACATCGATCCCTCCAAGATTGAGGCGATCCATTCCGGCCGCACCTACATCAAGCACATCGATTCCAGCGCCATCGCTGAGGCGGTCAAGGCAGGCCAGTTTTCAGCCTCCGCTGATTTCGCGCGTGTCAAGGAAGTCGAAGCCGTCATCATTTGCGTTCCGACTCCGTTGAATAAGAACCGGGAGCCGGATATTTCCTACATCACAGCCACGGGCGCCGCGATCGCACCCCACCTGCACCAAGGCATCCTGGTCGTCTTGGAGTCCACGACGTATCCGGGAACCACGGATGAGGACCTTCTCGGGGTGCTCGAAAAAGGTTCCAAACTTAAGGCAGGCGTCGATTTCCACCTCGCGTTCTCTCCGGAACGCGAAGATCCGGGCAATCCGGCCAGTAAAGTGGCCAAAATCCCCAAGGTCGTCGGTGGCCTAACCCCAGCCTGCGCGAAGAAGGCCTGCGAGCTCTACGGGAAGGCCATCGAACAGATCGTGCCGGTCTCTTCCTGCCGGGTCGCCGAAGCCACCAAGTTGCTGGAGAATATCTTCCGCTCCGTCAACATTGCTTTGGTCAATGAGCTCAAAGTGCTTTATGCGGCCATGGGAATTGATGTTTGGGAGGTGATCCATGCCGCCAAGACCAAACCCTTCGGGTTCATGCCCTTTTATCCCGGCCCAGGCTTGGGTGGACATTGCATTCCGATTGATCCGTTCTACCTCACGTGGAAAGCCCGGGAATACGGCCAAAATACACGCTTCATTGAACTCGCGGGAGAAGTGAATTCCTCCATGCCTTCCTATGTCGTGCAGCGCGTCATGGAAGCCCTCAATGACCTTCAAAAATCGCTCAAAGGAAGC
Coding sequences within it:
- a CDS encoding nucleotide sugar dehydrogenase, with translation MTSIAIVGLGYVGLPLSLQFARSGVKVLGLDIDPSKIEAIHSGRTYIKHIDSSAIAEAVKAGQFSASADFARVKEVEAVIICVPTPLNKNREPDISYITATGAAIAPHLHQGILVVLESTTYPGTTDEDLLGVLEKGSKLKAGVDFHLAFSPEREDPGNPASKVAKIPKVVGGLTPACAKKACELYGKAIEQIVPVSSCRVAEATKLLENIFRSVNIALVNELKVLYAAMGIDVWEVIHAAKTKPFGFMPFYPGPGLGGHCIPIDPFYLTWKAREYGQNTRFIELAGEVNSSMPSYVVQRVMEALNDLQKSLKGSKILLVGLAYKADVDDMRESPTFILLDQLKARGAEVAYHDPHVPIIGPTREHMAWAGFKSVPWNKETISGFDAALISTAHKAVNYAELAAWAPLIIDTRNAMVQVSAKPSQVWKA